In one Lolium rigidum isolate FL_2022 chromosome 3, APGP_CSIRO_Lrig_0.1, whole genome shotgun sequence genomic region, the following are encoded:
- the LOC124702273 gene encoding phosphatidylinositol transfer protein 1-like, with protein sequence MVQIKEFRIVMPMSIEEYEIGLSYTIMKMEQQNTNGKEGVEVLQQVPFEDEKLGEGQFTSKVYHLQSKIPSWMKGFASASALAVHENSWSAYPKSRTVIKCPLFSKCSLTIDTVIRPDNGCSENAHDLTGQQLAAREVEVVDIASVSRDYWSKVITAPNVDLTTFRSQQTDRGPLLKGWMDSCRPVMTIYKLVTMDAPIWGLGERLEDCLIAGERALFLACHRLCFAWIDEWHDMTMEQIREMERHTELLLKKTLKKSGKAGSKHEGKRKTLKDEIAVVGSCN encoded by the exons ATGGTTCAGATCAAGGAATT CCGAATCGTCATGCCTATGTCGATCGAGGAG TATGAAATAGGGCTCAGCTACACCATCATGAAGATGGAGCAGCAGAATACAAACGGCAAGGAGGGCGTGGAGGTGCTGCAGCAGGTCCCCTTTGAGGACGAGAAGCTAGGCGAGGGCCAATTCACATCAAAAGTTTATCATTTGCAAAG CAAAATTCCGTCTTGGATGAAGGGCTTTGCGTCTGCGAGTGCTCTCGCCGTGCACGAGAACTCCTGGTCAGCGTATCCAAAGAGCAGAACAG TGATCAAG TGTCCCCTTTTCAGCAAGTGTTCACTGACCATCGACACCGTGATCAGACCTGACAACGGCTGCTCTGAAAAC GCGCATGATTTAACCGGTCAGCAGCTGGCCGCACGAGAGGTCGAGGTCGTCGACATCGCGTCGGTATCGCGGGACTACTGGAGCAAGGTGATCACCGCTCCAAACGTCGACCTCACGACCTTCAGGTCCCAACAGACGGACCGAGGGCCCCTTCTCAAGGGATGGATG GATTCTTGCCGTCCcgtgatgaccatatacaagctgGTGACCATGGATGCTCCCATCTGGGGCTTGGGTGAACGGCTCGAAGACTGCCTCATCGCG GGGGAGAGGGCGCTGTTCCTGGCGTGCCACCGGCTGTGTTTCGCGTGGATAGACGAGTGGCACGACATGACCATGGAGCAGATCCGGGAGATGGAGAGGCACACCGAACTACTACTCAAAAAG ACACTGAAGAAATCTGGTAAGGCCGGGAGCAAGCACGAGGGCAAGAGGAAGACTCTCAAAGACGAGATCGCGGTCGTGGGGAGCTGCAACTGA
- the LOC124702274 gene encoding low temperature-induced protein lt101.2 encodes MASATFLEVILAIILPPVGVFLRYGLAVEFWICLLLTILGYIPGIIYAVYVLVA; translated from the exons ATGGCCTCAGCGACCTTCCTTGAGGTGATCCTCGCCATCATCCTGCCGCCCGTCGGCGTCTTCCTCCGCTACGGCCTCGCC GTGGAGTTTTGGATCTGTCTCTTGCTCACCATTCTCGGGTACATTCCTGGGATCATCTACGCAGTGTACGTGCTGGTGGCCTAA